A genome region from Ctenopharyngodon idella isolate HZGC_01 chromosome 5, HZGC01, whole genome shotgun sequence includes the following:
- the tnksb gene encoding tankyrase, TRF1-interacting ankyrin-related ADP-ribose polymerase b isoform X5, with product MAVSRRSSQHQQSSLQPSPRNAVIASPPPESPSAIIPESTSLLSPSSTGAAECGGATMESAAASSSSASSPDRPSPATAVAAAASSAAGSSSCSSISSSATAGSQSPGSGATSPGEGVCGAGGAFRELFEACRNGDVSRVKRLVDSVNVNAKDMAGRKSTPLHFAAGFGRKDVVEHLLQTGANVHSRDDGGLIPLHNACSFGHAEVVSLLLCSGADPNARDNWNYTPLHEAAIKGKIDVCIVLLQHGADPNIRNTDGKSALDLADPSAKTVLTGEYKKDELLEAARSGNEEKLMALLTPLNVNCHASDGRKSTPLHLAAGYNRVRIVQLLLQYGADVHAKDKGGLVPLHNACSYGHYEVTELLLKHGACVNAMDLWQFTPLHEAASKNRVEVCSLLLSHGADPTLLNCHGKSAVDVAPTPELKERLTYEFKGHTLLQAAREADMAKVKKTAQEIISFKHPHSHDSALHCAVASPHPKRKQVTELLLRKGANIHEKNKDFMTPFHVAAERGHNDVLEVLQKHGAKVPAWDVFQDLVNAVDTLGQTALHRAALAGHIQTCRLLLSYGADPSIISLQGFTASQMGNEAIQQILNENIPPRNSDVDYRFLEAAKAGDLDTVKQLCSPQNVNCRDLEGRHSTPLHFAAGYNRVAVVEYLLHHGADVHAKDKGGLVPLHNACSYGHYEVAELLVRHGASVNVADLWKFTPLHEAAAKGKYEICKLLLKHGADPSKKNRDGNMALDMVKDGDTDIQDLLRGDAALLDAAKKGCLARVQKLCSPENINCRDTQGRNSTPLHLAAGYNNLEVAEYLLEHGADVNAQDKGGLIPLHNAASYGHVDIAALLIKYNTCVNATDKWAFTPLHEAAQKGRTQLCALLLAHGADPTMKNQEGQTALDLATADDIRALLMDAMPPDALPSCFKPQATVLSAALISPASTPSCLSAASSIDNLAGPLCDGASGGATGPADGASGTERKEGDAVLDMNISQFLKSLGLEHLRDIFEREQITLDVLADMGHEELKEIGINAYGHRHKLIKGIERLLGGQQGANPYLTFHCTNQGTVLIDLAVDDKEFQSVEEEMQSTIREHRDGGNAGGVFSRYNVIKIQKVVNKKLRERYTHRQKEIADENHNHHNERMLFHGSPFINAIIHKGFDERHAYIGGMFGAGIYFAENSSKSNQYVYGIGGGTGCPTHKDRSCYVCHRQMLFCRVTLGKSFLQFSAMKMAHAPPGHHSVIGRPSVNGLAYAEYVIYRGEQAYPEYLITYQILKPDSTPQSSTGAEQKS from the exons ATGGCGGTGTCCCGTCGATCCTCACAGCACCAACAAAGCAGCCTGCAGCCGTCTCCGCGGAATGCCGTGATCGCGTCCCCCCCTCCTGAATCGCCGTCCGCGATTATTCCCGAATCGACGAGTTTATTGAGCCCCTCGTCCACTGGCGCAGCGGAATGCGGTGGAGCGACGATGGAGTCCGCAGcggcctcctcctcctccgccTCTTCCCCGGACCGGCCCTCCCCAGCAACAGCAGTGGCCGCCGCAGCGTCGTCAGCAGCCGGGAGCTCCAGCTGCAGCAGCATTAGTTCAAGCGCGACCGCAGGCAGCCAGAGCCCCGGCTCAGGAGCGACCAGTCCCGGTGAAGGAGTGTGCGGTGCTGGCGGGGCGTTCAGAGAGCTATTTGAGGCCTGTCGGAACGGAGATGTGTCGCGGGTGAAGAGGCTGGTGGACTCGGTGAATGTGAACGCCAAAGACATGGCCGGACGAAAATCAACCCCTCTGCATTTCGCTGCAG GCTTTGGCAGAAAGGATGTGGTCGAGCATCTCCTGCAAACCGGAGCAAATGTCCATTCCCGCGACGACGGTGGTCTGATCCCGCTCCATAACGCCTGCTCGTTCGGGCATGCAGAGGTGGTCAGCCTGCTGCTGTGTAGCGGCGCGGACCCCAACGCACGAGATAACTGGAACTACACACCTCTACACGAGGCTGCCATCAAGGGCAAAATAGACGTGTGCATTG TGTTGCTCCAGCACGGTGCTGATCCAAACATTAGAAACACTGACGGCAAATCAGCTCTGGACCTGGCAGACCCTTCTGCTAAGACCGTCCTCACTG GTGAATATAAGAAGGATGAACTGTTGGAGGCAGCGAG GAGCGGAAACGAGGAAAAGCTGATGGCGCTTTTGACCCCACTTAACGTCAACTGTCATGCCAGCGATGGACGCAAG TCCACCCCTCTTCACCTGGCCGCTGGATATAATCGTGTGCGTATAGTGCAGCTACTGCTGCAGTACGGCGCTGACGTCCATGCCAAAGACAAAGG tggtCTGGTTCCTCTGCATAATGCCTGCTCTTATGGTCACTACGAGGTCACAGAGCTCCTGTTGAAG CATGGGGCGTGCGTTAACGCCATGGACTTGTGGCAGTTCACCCCGCTGCACGAGGCGGCCAGTAAGAATCGAGTGGAGGTGTGTTCACTGCTACTGAGTCACGGCGCCGATCCCACACTGCTCAACTGCCACGGCAAGAGCGCGGTGGATGTGGCGCCCACACCTGAGCTTAAAGAGAGACTCACCT ATGAGTTTAAAGGACATACGCTTTTGCAAGCGGCCCGCGAGGCAGACATGGCAAAGGTCAAGAAAACGGCTCAAGAGATCATCAGCTTCAAACACCCTCACTCCCACGACTCTGCTTTG CACTGCGCTGTAGCCTCTCCTCATCCCAAACGCAAACAGGTCACAGAGCTGCTGCTACGGAAAGGTGCCAACATTCATGAGAAGAACAAGGA TTTTATGACTCCGTTCCATGTAGCGGCTGAGCGGGGTCATAATGATGTGCTTGAAGTCCTGCAGAAACATGGAGCAAAGGTACCAGCATGGGATGTGTTCCAGGATCTA gtgaATGCTGTGGACACACTGGGACAGACAGCTCTGCACAGGGCGGCACTTGCTGGCCACATCCAGACTTGCAGACTATTGCTGAGTTACGGAGCCGACCCGTCAATCATTTCACTGCAGGGCTTCACCGCCTCACAGATGGGCAATGAAGCCATTCAACAGATACTAAATG AGAACATTCCTCCCCGTAATTCGGATGTGGATTACCGCTTTCTTGAGGCTGCTAAAGCCGGAGACCTTGACACAGTGAAG CAACTGTGCTCCCCTCAAAACGTGAACTGTCGTGATCTGGAGGGCCGTCACTCCACCCCGCTGCATTTTGCTGCAGGCTACAACCGCGTGGCTGTGGTGGAATACCTGCTGCATCATGGGGCCGATGTGCACGCTAAAGATAAAGG TGGTCTGGTTCCTTTGCACAACGCATGTTCGTATGGTCACTATGAGGTGGCAGAGCTGCTGGTGAGACATGGAGCGTCTGTGAATGTGGCAGACCTTTGGAAGTTCACACCACTGCATGAAGCTGCAGCCAAGGGCAAATATGAGATCTGCAAACTACTGCTCAAG CACGGCGCTGACCCATCTAAGAAGAACCGCGATGGCAACATGGCTCTGGACATGGTGAAGGACGGAGACACGGACATCCAGGACCTGCTGCGTGGAGACGCCGCCTTGCTGGATGCCGCCAAGAAGGGCTGTCTGGCTCGAGTGCAGAAACTCTGCAGCCCTGAAAACATCAACTGCAGAGACACACAGGGCAGGAACTCCACACCACTGCACCTTGCAG CTGGTTATAATAACCTGGAGGTGGCCGAGTATCTCCTGGAGCACGGAGCTGATGTGAACGCTCAGGATAAAGGAGGACTGATCCCTCTGCATAATGCTGCTTCATATGGG CATGTGGATATCGCTGCCCTCCTGATCAAGTATAACACGTGCGTAAATGCGACGGATAAGTGGGCGTTCACTCCGCTGCATGAGGCTGCACAGAAGGGCCGCACACAGCTGTGTGCACTGCTGCTGGCACACGGCGCTGACCCAACCATGAAGAACCAGGAGGGACAGACAGCTCTGGACCTGGCCACG GCCGATGACATTCGTGCATTGCTGATGGACGCAATGCCTCCTGATGCCCTTCCCAGCTGTTTCAAACCGCAGGCCACCGTACTCAGCGCTGCTCTGATATCACCCGCCTCCACGCCCTCCTGCCTCTCCGCTGCCTCCAGCATCGATAACCTGGCCGGGCCCCTCTGCGACGGGGCCAGTGGAGGGGCTACAGGACCCGCTGATGGAGCCTCCGGAACTGAGCGGAAGGAAGGAGATG CTGTCCTAGATATGAACATCTCACAATTCCTGAAGAGTCTGGGGCTTGAACATTTGAGGGACATCTTTGAGAGAGAACAG ATTACTCTGGACGTGTTGGCTGATATGGGTCACGAGGAGCTCAAAGAGATCGGCATCAATGCTTACGGACACCGTCATAAACTCATCAAAGGCATTGAGAGGCTGCTGGGAGGACAGCAGG GTGCCAACCCATACCTGACCTTCCACTGCACCAATCAGGGCACAGTATTGATTGACTTGGCTGTGGATGATAAAGAGTTTCAGTCCGTTGAGGAAGAG ATGCAAAGCACAATTCGGGAGCACAGGGATGGAGGAAACGCGGGTGGCGTTTTCAGTCGATATAATGTCATCAAG ATCCAGAAGGTGGTGAATAAGAAGCTGAGAGAGCGATATACACACAGGCAGAAAGAGATTGCGGACGAGAATCACAATCACCACAATGAGCGAATGCTGTTTCACG gatcTCCGTTCATAAATGCCATCATCCATAAAGGATTCGATGAGCGTCATGCATATATTGGTGGCATGTTTGGAGCTGGCATATATTTTGCAGAGAACTCCTCTAAGAGTAACCAGTATGTCTATGGCATTGGTGGCGGCACTGGCTGCCCCACTCACAAAGACCGTTCCTGTTACGTGTGCCACAG GCAAATGTTGTTCTGTCGTGTGACATTGGGAAAGTCCTTTCTGCAGTTCAGCGCCATGAAGATGGCCCACGCTCCCCCTGGGCATCACTCTGTGATCGGCCGTCCCAGTGTCAACGGCCTGGCCTACGCGGAGTATGTGATCTACCGCGGAGAACAG gcCTACCCAGAGTATCTCATCACTTATCAGATATTAAAGCCGGACAGCACGCCTCAGTCCTCCACAGGAGCAGAGCAGAAGTCATAG
- the tnksb gene encoding tankyrase, TRF1-interacting ankyrin-related ADP-ribose polymerase b isoform X4 — MAVSRRSSQHQQSSLQPSPRNAVIASPPPESPSAIIPESTSLLSPSSTGAAECGGATMESAAASSSSASSPDRPSPATAVAAAASSAAGSSSCSSISSSATAGSQSPGSGATSPGEGVCGAGGAFRELFEACRNGDVSRVKRLVDSVNVNAKDMAGRKSTPLHFAAGFGRKDVVEHLLQTGANVHSRDDGGLIPLHNACSFGHAEVVSLLLCSGADPNARDNWNYTPLHEAAIKGKIDVCIVLLQHGADPNIRNTDGKSALDLADPSAKTVLTGEYKKDELLEAARSGNEEKLMALLTPLNVNCHASDGRKSTSQKMLSTPLHLAAGYNRVRIVQLLLQYGADVHAKDKGGLVPLHNACSYGHYEVTELLLKHGACVNAMDLWQFTPLHEAASKNRVEVCSLLLSHGADPTLLNCHGKSAVDVAPTPELKERLTYEFKGHTLLQAAREADMAKVKKTAQEIISFKHPHSHDSALHCAVASPHPKRKQVTELLLRKGANIHEKNKDFMTPFHVAAERGHNDVLEVLQKHGAKVPAWDVFQDLVNAVDTLGQTALHRAALAGHIQTCRLLLSYGADPSIISLQGFTASQMGNEAIQQILNENIPPRNSDVDYRFLEAAKAGDLDTVKQLCSPQNVNCRDLEGRHSTPLHFAAGYNRVAVVEYLLHHGADVHAKDKGGLVPLHNACSYGHYEVAELLVRHGASVNVADLWKFTPLHEAAAKGKYEICKLLLKHGADPSKKNRDGNMALDMVKDGDTDIQDLLRGDAALLDAAKKGCLARVQKLCSPENINCRDTQGRNSTPLHLAAGYNNLEVAEYLLEHGADVNAQDKGGLIPLHNAASYGHVDIAALLIKYNTCVNATDKWAFTPLHEAAQKGRTQLCALLLAHGADPTMKNQEGQTALDLATADDIRALLMDAMPPDALPSCFKPQATVLSAALISPASTPSCLSAASSIDNLAGPLCDGASGGATGPADGASGTERKEGDAVLDMNISQFLKSLGLEHLRDIFEREQITLDVLADMGHEELKEIGINAYGHRHKLIKGIERLLGGQQGANPYLTFHCTNQGTVLIDLAVDDKEFQSVEEEMQSTIREHRDGGNAGGVFSRYNVIKIQKVVNKKLRERYTHRQKEIADENHNHHNERMLFHGSPFINAIIHKGFDERHAYIGGMFGAGIYFAENSSKSNQYVYGIGGGTGCPTHKDRSCYVCHRQMLFCRVTLGKSFLQFSAMKMAHAPPGHHSVIGRPSVNGLAYAEYVIYRGEQAYPEYLITYQILKPDSTPQSSTGAEQKS, encoded by the exons ATGGCGGTGTCCCGTCGATCCTCACAGCACCAACAAAGCAGCCTGCAGCCGTCTCCGCGGAATGCCGTGATCGCGTCCCCCCCTCCTGAATCGCCGTCCGCGATTATTCCCGAATCGACGAGTTTATTGAGCCCCTCGTCCACTGGCGCAGCGGAATGCGGTGGAGCGACGATGGAGTCCGCAGcggcctcctcctcctccgccTCTTCCCCGGACCGGCCCTCCCCAGCAACAGCAGTGGCCGCCGCAGCGTCGTCAGCAGCCGGGAGCTCCAGCTGCAGCAGCATTAGTTCAAGCGCGACCGCAGGCAGCCAGAGCCCCGGCTCAGGAGCGACCAGTCCCGGTGAAGGAGTGTGCGGTGCTGGCGGGGCGTTCAGAGAGCTATTTGAGGCCTGTCGGAACGGAGATGTGTCGCGGGTGAAGAGGCTGGTGGACTCGGTGAATGTGAACGCCAAAGACATGGCCGGACGAAAATCAACCCCTCTGCATTTCGCTGCAG GCTTTGGCAGAAAGGATGTGGTCGAGCATCTCCTGCAAACCGGAGCAAATGTCCATTCCCGCGACGACGGTGGTCTGATCCCGCTCCATAACGCCTGCTCGTTCGGGCATGCAGAGGTGGTCAGCCTGCTGCTGTGTAGCGGCGCGGACCCCAACGCACGAGATAACTGGAACTACACACCTCTACACGAGGCTGCCATCAAGGGCAAAATAGACGTGTGCATTG TGTTGCTCCAGCACGGTGCTGATCCAAACATTAGAAACACTGACGGCAAATCAGCTCTGGACCTGGCAGACCCTTCTGCTAAGACCGTCCTCACTG GTGAATATAAGAAGGATGAACTGTTGGAGGCAGCGAG GAGCGGAAACGAGGAAAAGCTGATGGCGCTTTTGACCCCACTTAACGTCAACTGTCATGCCAGCGATGGACGCAAG TCAACATCACAAAAAATGCTG TCCACCCCTCTTCACCTGGCCGCTGGATATAATCGTGTGCGTATAGTGCAGCTACTGCTGCAGTACGGCGCTGACGTCCATGCCAAAGACAAAGG tggtCTGGTTCCTCTGCATAATGCCTGCTCTTATGGTCACTACGAGGTCACAGAGCTCCTGTTGAAG CATGGGGCGTGCGTTAACGCCATGGACTTGTGGCAGTTCACCCCGCTGCACGAGGCGGCCAGTAAGAATCGAGTGGAGGTGTGTTCACTGCTACTGAGTCACGGCGCCGATCCCACACTGCTCAACTGCCACGGCAAGAGCGCGGTGGATGTGGCGCCCACACCTGAGCTTAAAGAGAGACTCACCT ATGAGTTTAAAGGACATACGCTTTTGCAAGCGGCCCGCGAGGCAGACATGGCAAAGGTCAAGAAAACGGCTCAAGAGATCATCAGCTTCAAACACCCTCACTCCCACGACTCTGCTTTG CACTGCGCTGTAGCCTCTCCTCATCCCAAACGCAAACAGGTCACAGAGCTGCTGCTACGGAAAGGTGCCAACATTCATGAGAAGAACAAGGA TTTTATGACTCCGTTCCATGTAGCGGCTGAGCGGGGTCATAATGATGTGCTTGAAGTCCTGCAGAAACATGGAGCAAAGGTACCAGCATGGGATGTGTTCCAGGATCTA gtgaATGCTGTGGACACACTGGGACAGACAGCTCTGCACAGGGCGGCACTTGCTGGCCACATCCAGACTTGCAGACTATTGCTGAGTTACGGAGCCGACCCGTCAATCATTTCACTGCAGGGCTTCACCGCCTCACAGATGGGCAATGAAGCCATTCAACAGATACTAAATG AGAACATTCCTCCCCGTAATTCGGATGTGGATTACCGCTTTCTTGAGGCTGCTAAAGCCGGAGACCTTGACACAGTGAAG CAACTGTGCTCCCCTCAAAACGTGAACTGTCGTGATCTGGAGGGCCGTCACTCCACCCCGCTGCATTTTGCTGCAGGCTACAACCGCGTGGCTGTGGTGGAATACCTGCTGCATCATGGGGCCGATGTGCACGCTAAAGATAAAGG TGGTCTGGTTCCTTTGCACAACGCATGTTCGTATGGTCACTATGAGGTGGCAGAGCTGCTGGTGAGACATGGAGCGTCTGTGAATGTGGCAGACCTTTGGAAGTTCACACCACTGCATGAAGCTGCAGCCAAGGGCAAATATGAGATCTGCAAACTACTGCTCAAG CACGGCGCTGACCCATCTAAGAAGAACCGCGATGGCAACATGGCTCTGGACATGGTGAAGGACGGAGACACGGACATCCAGGACCTGCTGCGTGGAGACGCCGCCTTGCTGGATGCCGCCAAGAAGGGCTGTCTGGCTCGAGTGCAGAAACTCTGCAGCCCTGAAAACATCAACTGCAGAGACACACAGGGCAGGAACTCCACACCACTGCACCTTGCAG CTGGTTATAATAACCTGGAGGTGGCCGAGTATCTCCTGGAGCACGGAGCTGATGTGAACGCTCAGGATAAAGGAGGACTGATCCCTCTGCATAATGCTGCTTCATATGGG CATGTGGATATCGCTGCCCTCCTGATCAAGTATAACACGTGCGTAAATGCGACGGATAAGTGGGCGTTCACTCCGCTGCATGAGGCTGCACAGAAGGGCCGCACACAGCTGTGTGCACTGCTGCTGGCACACGGCGCTGACCCAACCATGAAGAACCAGGAGGGACAGACAGCTCTGGACCTGGCCACG GCCGATGACATTCGTGCATTGCTGATGGACGCAATGCCTCCTGATGCCCTTCCCAGCTGTTTCAAACCGCAGGCCACCGTACTCAGCGCTGCTCTGATATCACCCGCCTCCACGCCCTCCTGCCTCTCCGCTGCCTCCAGCATCGATAACCTGGCCGGGCCCCTCTGCGACGGGGCCAGTGGAGGGGCTACAGGACCCGCTGATGGAGCCTCCGGAACTGAGCGGAAGGAAGGAGATG CTGTCCTAGATATGAACATCTCACAATTCCTGAAGAGTCTGGGGCTTGAACATTTGAGGGACATCTTTGAGAGAGAACAG ATTACTCTGGACGTGTTGGCTGATATGGGTCACGAGGAGCTCAAAGAGATCGGCATCAATGCTTACGGACACCGTCATAAACTCATCAAAGGCATTGAGAGGCTGCTGGGAGGACAGCAGG GTGCCAACCCATACCTGACCTTCCACTGCACCAATCAGGGCACAGTATTGATTGACTTGGCTGTGGATGATAAAGAGTTTCAGTCCGTTGAGGAAGAG ATGCAAAGCACAATTCGGGAGCACAGGGATGGAGGAAACGCGGGTGGCGTTTTCAGTCGATATAATGTCATCAAG ATCCAGAAGGTGGTGAATAAGAAGCTGAGAGAGCGATATACACACAGGCAGAAAGAGATTGCGGACGAGAATCACAATCACCACAATGAGCGAATGCTGTTTCACG gatcTCCGTTCATAAATGCCATCATCCATAAAGGATTCGATGAGCGTCATGCATATATTGGTGGCATGTTTGGAGCTGGCATATATTTTGCAGAGAACTCCTCTAAGAGTAACCAGTATGTCTATGGCATTGGTGGCGGCACTGGCTGCCCCACTCACAAAGACCGTTCCTGTTACGTGTGCCACAG GCAAATGTTGTTCTGTCGTGTGACATTGGGAAAGTCCTTTCTGCAGTTCAGCGCCATGAAGATGGCCCACGCTCCCCCTGGGCATCACTCTGTGATCGGCCGTCCCAGTGTCAACGGCCTGGCCTACGCGGAGTATGTGATCTACCGCGGAGAACAG gcCTACCCAGAGTATCTCATCACTTATCAGATATTAAAGCCGGACAGCACGCCTCAGTCCTCCACAGGAGCAGAGCAGAAGTCATAG